A region from the Sulfuricurvum sp. genome encodes:
- a CDS encoding CheB methylesterase domain-containing protein, translating into MKALTNAKIILIGASTGGPGIIEKLITALPRNFSVPVCIVQHFPSELTPSFVARLQTCTSNRVVESVDGLILEAGMMVVAKGGVHLGFSVGDDRRPIIRQSMNGIRHDFIPSVDVMMLSAAEVYEPNSILSILLTGIGDDGADGMVQIKTLGGLSVCQDEKSCAVFGMPGRAIERGGANAVLSVDEIIETIIRFGTR; encoded by the coding sequence ATGAAAGCTCTGACTAACGCGAAAATCATTTTAATCGGAGCCTCTACCGGGGGGCCAGGTATAATTGAAAAGCTAATCACCGCATTGCCTCGAAACTTCTCCGTGCCTGTATGCATCGTACAGCATTTCCCCTCTGAACTAACTCCCTCATTTGTTGCACGGCTTCAAACCTGTACCTCCAATCGTGTAGTTGAATCCGTAGACGGATTGATTTTAGAAGCGGGAATGATGGTTGTGGCAAAAGGGGGTGTCCATCTGGGCTTTAGTGTCGGTGACGATAGACGGCCGATAATACGCCAAAGCATGAATGGAATTCGACATGATTTTATACCGAGCGTAGATGTAATGATGCTCAGTGCTGCAGAGGTATATGAACCCAACTCCATTTTATCCATTCTTCTTACCGGTATTGGAGATGACGGGGCTGATGGGATGGTACAAATCAAAACCTTAGGGGGACTGAGTGTTTGTCAGGATGAAAAAAGTTGTGCGGTGTTCGGGATGCCGGGACGGGCGATTGAACGCGGCGGTGCAAATGCAGTCTTATCCGTGGATGAGATTATCGAAACGATCATACGGTTTGGTACGCGATGA
- a CDS encoding CheR family methyltransferase — MKETVITSLLERIQKETGIVLSRQTDRDRISRYLDNGGEIPGSAEVLPVSLINLVTTNETYFEREAHHFDRLIEEILPNLDALDPQKPIRILSAPCSSGEESYSIALRLSASSVKFSRPIEIIGIDISEEMIQKARKGVYSPRSVHALGQSVLERYFTCVDGYYHILPFSSLSVRFVSGNVFDPALWNSLGSFDVIFSRNMMIYFDSLKNRELLKRFKEHLRGYLILGHADDHMQAKELFTPLRTERGVIYHV; from the coding sequence ATGAAAGAAACCGTAATAACATCTCTTTTGGAACGGATACAAAAAGAGACGGGCATTGTTCTCTCCCGCCAAACGGACCGCGATAGAATTAGCCGATATCTCGATAACGGAGGCGAAATTCCGGGCTCCGCTGAGGTTCTTCCTGTCTCATTGATCAATCTTGTGACGACAAACGAGACCTATTTTGAACGTGAAGCACACCATTTTGATCGTTTGATCGAAGAGATTCTACCCAATTTAGACGCTCTTGATCCTCAAAAACCGATCCGTATACTCTCGGCTCCGTGTTCAAGCGGAGAGGAGAGTTATTCAATTGCATTACGATTGTCTGCCTCTTCGGTGAAATTTTCACGTCCCATTGAAATAATCGGTATTGATATCTCTGAAGAGATGATACAGAAAGCACGTAAAGGGGTCTATTCGCCACGATCGGTACATGCTTTAGGCCAAAGTGTACTGGAACGTTATTTTACTTGTGTGGACGGTTACTATCACATTCTCCCTTTTTCATCTCTAAGCGTTCGATTTGTATCCGGAAATGTATTTGATCCGGCGTTGTGGAATTCATTAGGGAGTTTCGATGTCATTTTTAGCCGAAACATGATGATCTATTTTGATTCGCTAAAAAACAGAGAACTGCTAAAACGGTTTAAGGAACATTTGAGAGGCTATTTGATCCTTGGACATGCCGATGATCATATGCAGGCAAAAGAGTTATTTACCCCTCTGCGTACAGAGCGAGGGGTAATTTATCATGTTTAG
- a CDS encoding methyl-accepting chemotaxis protein, with protein MFNLSTIKGKLIALMALSFTTFLVLGYLASSNNKDAIKTAERMVLLADIRAHTNGALMEIRGYQIHFDQNSLDNYHTRIQKLTKALDDLSAITRSKENKDRLEKLKSDVQKWDEFNKPRIDIMSQYKSNIFTASFKESVEGKEFEKVIKGAKVKHDTLNNDILSLVKSMQEKNLATLNSNAITIEIIIAVIAIFMLGMFYLLIQNIMNSISRLEETIEAVAKNRDFTKDAKVEGNDELSQMGRNLNELVKMLRQAFQGIRSASSENLSVSAELSATTLSIGKAAESEAKIVAQTTTESDQMKETMKASAAESKIVREKAVGARENLQEAQSALHNTIEQLSLTVQMEGEINDRLNSLSQEASQVKQVLTVIADIADQTNLLALNAAIEAARAGEHGRGFAVVADEVRKLAERTQKSLVETNATVNVIVQSINDITDQMNHNTKRIESLVEASAEVNDHTEIAVEALADTVNAIEKLSNDTQNNAATTESIIKKIGNINELSTSNARSVEEIAAAAEHLHQMTEQLTAQITVFRT; from the coding sequence ATGTTTAATCTTTCTACAATCAAAGGTAAACTGATCGCTTTAATGGCGCTAAGCTTTACGACTTTTTTAGTCTTAGGCTATCTAGCTTCAAGTAATAATAAAGATGCTATAAAAACTGCCGAAAGAATGGTTTTACTGGCTGATATCCGGGCACACACAAATGGTGCATTGATGGAAATTCGGGGGTATCAAATACATTTTGATCAAAATAGCTTAGATAACTATCATACAAGAATTCAAAAATTAACAAAAGCATTAGATGATCTTTCAGCTATTACCCGTTCAAAAGAGAATAAAGATCGCTTGGAAAAATTAAAATCTGATGTTCAGAAATGGGATGAATTTAATAAACCCCGTATCGATATTATGTCACAATACAAAAGTAATATTTTTACAGCTTCTTTTAAAGAATCAGTAGAAGGGAAGGAATTCGAAAAAGTTATCAAAGGTGCAAAAGTAAAACATGATACATTAAATAATGATATTTTGTCATTAGTAAAATCAATGCAAGAAAAAAATCTGGCAACCCTTAATTCTAATGCAATAACAATCGAAATTATTATCGCAGTGATTGCAATTTTTATGCTGGGAATGTTTTATTTACTCATCCAAAATATCATGAATTCTATCTCACGTTTGGAAGAGACGATAGAAGCAGTGGCTAAAAATCGAGACTTTACTAAAGATGCTAAAGTCGAAGGAAACGATGAACTTTCACAAATGGGCCGTAATCTTAATGAGCTCGTAAAAATGCTCCGTCAGGCATTCCAAGGTATCCGCTCTGCTTCGAGTGAAAATCTCTCTGTCTCTGCCGAACTTTCGGCTACGACACTCAGTATCGGTAAAGCGGCAGAATCGGAAGCTAAAATCGTGGCACAAACCACAACCGAATCCGATCAAATGAAAGAGACGATGAAAGCTTCTGCCGCTGAATCAAAAATCGTACGTGAAAAAGCGGTCGGTGCCCGTGAAAATCTCCAAGAAGCACAATCGGCTCTACATAACACTATTGAGCAGCTTTCCCTTACCGTACAAATGGAAGGAGAGATTAATGACCGCCTCAACTCACTTTCCCAAGAAGCGTCTCAAGTCAAACAGGTTCTGACCGTTATCGCAGATATCGCCGATCAAACCAATCTTCTCGCGCTTAATGCAGCAATCGAAGCGGCACGGGCCGGAGAACACGGACGCGGGTTTGCCGTCGTTGCCGATGAAGTACGCAAACTGGCTGAACGAACCCAAAAAAGTCTCGTCGAAACGAATGCTACCGTCAATGTCATTGTCCAGTCGATCAATGACATTACCGATCAAATGAACCACAATACCAAACGTATCGAGAGTTTGGTAGAAGCATCGGCTGAAGTAAATGATCATACCGAAATTGCAGTTGAAGCGTTAGCTGACACTGTCAATGCGATTGAAAAACTCTCCAACGATACACAAAACAATGCAGCCACTACCGAATCGATCATCAAGAAAATCGGTAATATCAATGAACTGTCCACTTCAAATGCCCGCAGTGTCGAAGAGATTGCCGCAGCGGCAGAGCATCTGCACCAGATGACCGAGCAGTTAACCGCTCAAATCACCGTTTTTAGAACCTAA
- a CDS encoding transglycosylase SLT domain-containing protein, whose product MRFLSLILLLTLSLFGDTMTPKQLHVLQTVRDVAKSIPDKNGKTYENTVSAICLTESSAGKNTIGDFRHKKSFTKASLGPMQIQVATARHVAQNVKKLRWLNSLTDVQLAGRLLGDIKLSAKVATYYVILLHQQRPDKFNAISGYNGGSVNHPYYARVMKNMDIVNHLVSSGKLS is encoded by the coding sequence TTGAGATTTCTTTCCCTTATTCTACTACTGACCTTGTCGCTTTTCGGTGACACGATGACCCCTAAACAACTTCATGTTTTACAAACCGTACGAGACGTTGCAAAATCTATCCCTGATAAAAACGGCAAAACCTACGAAAATACTGTAAGTGCGATTTGTTTAACAGAGAGTAGTGCAGGAAAAAATACCATCGGTGACTTCCGACATAAAAAATCATTTACCAAAGCATCCTTGGGGCCAATGCAAATTCAAGTTGCTACAGCACGCCATGTGGCACAAAATGTCAAAAAACTCCGCTGGCTCAATAGCCTTACCGATGTGCAATTAGCCGGACGGTTATTGGGCGATATCAAACTCTCCGCAAAAGTTGCAACCTATTATGTCATCTTACTGCATCAACAGCGCCCTGATAAATTCAATGCTATCAGCGGTTATAACGGTGGGTCGGTCAATCACCCTTATTACGCACGTGTTATGAAAAACATGGATATCGTCAACCATCTTGTCTCTTCCGGCAAACTCTCCTAA
- the ppa gene encoding inorganic diphosphatase, producing MDLSKIGYGENPDKVKAIIEIACGSNIKYEVEKESGALVLDRVMHSAMYYPANYGFVNKTLSQDGDPADILILTEYPMVEGCVTNCRLVGVLIMEDESGIDEKLLAVPTSKIDPTFEEIQDLADIPKHTLAKIKNFFETYKMLEPGKWVKVKGFEDKASAARILEDAIKNYKE from the coding sequence ATGGATCTTAGCAAAATCGGTTACGGAGAAAATCCGGATAAAGTCAAAGCAATTATTGAGATTGCATGCGGATCAAACATCAAGTATGAAGTTGAAAAAGAGAGCGGTGCATTGGTACTTGACCGCGTTATGCATTCGGCTATGTACTATCCGGCAAACTACGGCTTTGTCAACAAAACACTTTCACAAGACGGTGATCCGGCGGACATCTTGATCCTTACCGAATATCCTATGGTAGAAGGATGCGTAACAAATTGCCGTTTAGTCGGAGTTTTAATTATGGAAGACGAAAGCGGAATCGATGAAAAACTTCTTGCCGTTCCGACTTCAAAAATTGATCCAACATTTGAAGAGATTCAAGATCTTGCCGATATCCCTAAACATACATTGGCAAAAATCAAAAACTTCTTTGAAACCTACAAAATGCTTGAACCGGGTAAATGGGTTAAAGTAAAAGGATTTGAAGACAAAGCTTCTGCTGCTAGAATCCTTGAAGACGCTATTAAAAACTATAAAGAGTAA
- a CDS encoding biotin/lipoyl-containing protein — protein sequence MAKKYIDIMDTTFRDGFQSVFGGRVLMEDFFPALEAAKEAGIRHFEFGGGARFQSLFFYLNENAFDMMDRFRAIVGPDANLQTLARGVNTVMLDTGSREMVDLHAKMFKKHGTTTIRNFDALNDVENLKYSGERIVHHGLKHEVVVTMMDLPPGCVGAHDVAFYEKTLREILDSGIPYHSICFKDASGTSSPQKVFETIQMARRLVPEGTHLRLHTHETAGVSVACYLAALDAGIDGIDMAAAPVSGGTSQPDILTMLHAVKGKNFDLGGLELEKILKYEDVLGDCLKDYFMPPEATQVSPLIPFSPMPGGALTANTQMMRDNNMLDRYPEVIRAMREVVEKGGYGTSVTPVSQFYFQQALNNALMGPWKKIAPGYGKMVLGYFGKTPTAPDPEVVRIAAEQLKLEPTTDNAIDIADRDETKSVAYWTKKLSDEGIEATDENIFIAASCDVKGIAFLKGEATVNVRKNSPKTAESTQSNQSQQENLLMANGTYTVIVDGQQYNVQIVGGNASVQVAPTVVAAPAAVAAPVAPAAPAAPAVNANAICAELPGSVFKLVASVGDSVNVGDKIMILEAMKMEIDVVAPRAGKVTSINVNVNDKIEAGQVLAVVE from the coding sequence ATGGCAAAAAAATACATCGATATTATGGACACTACTTTCCGTGACGGTTTTCAGTCAGTTTTCGGCGGTCGTGTACTTATGGAAGATTTCTTCCCTGCCCTTGAGGCAGCCAAAGAGGCAGGAATCCGACATTTCGAATTTGGAGGCGGTGCCCGTTTCCAAAGCCTTTTTTTCTATCTGAATGAAAATGCATTTGATATGATGGACCGTTTCCGTGCCATCGTAGGACCGGATGCGAACCTTCAAACATTGGCGCGTGGAGTCAATACGGTAATGCTTGATACCGGCAGTCGCGAGATGGTTGATTTACATGCCAAGATGTTTAAAAAACACGGAACAACTACAATTCGTAATTTCGACGCACTCAATGATGTCGAAAATCTCAAATATTCCGGTGAACGAATCGTCCATCACGGGTTGAAACATGAAGTGGTCGTCACTATGATGGATCTTCCTCCGGGGTGTGTCGGTGCACATGATGTTGCATTCTACGAAAAAACACTTCGTGAAATTTTAGATTCCGGTATCCCGTACCACTCTATTTGTTTTAAAGATGCAAGTGGAACTTCGAGTCCTCAAAAAGTCTTTGAAACCATTCAAATGGCTCGACGCTTAGTTCCGGAAGGGACTCATTTGCGTCTTCATACGCATGAGACCGCTGGTGTGAGCGTAGCATGTTATCTTGCTGCTCTGGATGCGGGTATTGACGGTATCGATATGGCTGCGGCTCCTGTGAGCGGCGGTACATCACAACCCGATATTTTAACGATGCTGCACGCAGTAAAAGGTAAAAATTTCGATCTCGGCGGACTTGAACTCGAAAAAATTCTAAAATACGAAGATGTATTGGGTGATTGTTTAAAAGATTACTTCATGCCTCCTGAAGCAACACAGGTTTCACCTCTTATTCCGTTCTCTCCGATGCCGGGTGGAGCGTTGACAGCGAATACGCAAATGATGCGCGACAACAATATGTTGGATCGTTATCCTGAAGTTATTCGTGCAATGCGTGAAGTAGTTGAAAAAGGGGGATACGGTACATCGGTAACTCCGGTTTCTCAATTTTATTTCCAACAAGCGCTTAACAATGCACTGATGGGGCCATGGAAAAAAATTGCACCGGGCTATGGAAAAATGGTTTTGGGTTACTTCGGTAAAACTCCTACTGCTCCGGATCCGGAAGTGGTGCGTATAGCAGCGGAACAACTCAAACTCGAACCGACGACCGATAATGCGATCGATATTGCAGACCGAGATGAGACCAAATCGGTAGCGTATTGGACTAAAAAATTGAGCGATGAAGGCATCGAAGCTACAGATGAAAATATTTTCATCGCCGCTTCATGCGATGTCAAAGGAATTGCATTCCTCAAAGGGGAAGCAACCGTTAATGTTCGCAAAAATAGCCCGAAAACGGCTGAATCAACACAATCAAATCAATCACAACAGGAGAATCTTCTTATGGCAAACGGCACTTACACAGTTATCGTAGACGGACAACAATATAATGTACAAATCGTAGGCGGCAACGCAAGCGTTCAAGTAGCACCGACTGTAGTCGCGGCACCTGCGGCAGTAGCGGCACCGGTCGCTCCGGCAGCACCTGCAGCCCCAGCGGTTAATGCAAATGCTATTTGTGCTGAGCTTCCGGGTTCAGTATTTAAATTGGTTGCATCTGTAGGCGACAGTGTAAATGTCGGTGATAAAATCATGATTCTTGAAGCGATGAAAATGGAGATCGACGTAGTTGCTCCGCGTGCAGGTAAAGTTACATCCATTAATGTAAATGTTAATGACAAAATCGAGGCTGGCCAAGTATTGGCTGTCGTAGAGTAA
- a CDS encoding chemotaxis protein has translation MINKYKIIEVTMSLLEHVDAATNLAKNNEVQLLVFKIDAAETSPYYAINVFKTREVVEAKRHHLTQIPGAHSLLEGTIVLREMQIPILNLPRWLGVELDDTKKKASNLLICDFNGIIIGIRIMYAYRVIKKNWNEMHAPDSYRLGDDGVVINDTRLDDGSLCLVLDYEKLLAEVIPQAMVNVDLAAKSLSNITIPEKLKNGVVLIAEDSKTAQRHLTHIFEHAHIGYQIFNNGRDMIEFIARHPNPSSIPAIITDIEMPEMSGFTVIQRLKANPETKFIPIIVNSSMTGDNNKREAASLGADGFIDKTKSENILPLIVEKMNDIALKLLPQ, from the coding sequence ATGATAAACAAATATAAAATAATCGAGGTTACTATGTCTCTTTTGGAACATGTCGATGCCGCAACCAATTTAGCAAAAAATAATGAAGTCCAACTGTTAGTCTTTAAAATCGATGCAGCAGAAACATCTCCCTATTACGCTATCAATGTTTTTAAAACCCGTGAAGTCGTCGAAGCAAAACGCCACCACCTCACCCAAATTCCGGGTGCTCATTCTCTTTTAGAAGGGACAATTGTCTTACGGGAAATGCAAATACCGATTCTTAATCTTCCTAGATGGTTGGGTGTAGAACTTGATGATACGAAGAAAAAAGCGTCCAATCTTCTTATCTGCGATTTTAACGGGATTATTATCGGAATTCGAATCATGTACGCATACCGCGTCATAAAAAAGAACTGGAACGAAATGCACGCGCCGGATTCGTACCGCCTAGGGGATGACGGTGTCGTTATTAATGATACACGGCTAGATGACGGCAGTTTGTGCCTTGTACTGGATTATGAAAAGCTTCTCGCAGAAGTCATCCCTCAAGCGATGGTCAATGTTGATTTAGCCGCAAAATCATTATCGAATATCACAATTCCAGAAAAACTGAAAAACGGTGTTGTTCTTATCGCTGAAGATTCTAAAACTGCGCAGCGGCATTTAACCCATATTTTTGAACATGCCCATATCGGATATCAAATTTTTAATAACGGTAGAGATATGATTGAATTTATTGCGCGACATCCGAACCCCTCTTCAATCCCAGCGATCATTACCGACATTGAAATGCCTGAAATGTCAGGCTTTACCGTTATCCAACGTCTTAAAGCCAATCCGGAAACAAAATTTATCCCGATCATTGTTAACAGTTCCATGACGGGAGATAATAATAAACGTGAAGCGGCTAGTCTGGGAGCAGATGGATTTATAGATAAAACGAAGAGTGAAAATATTTTACCGCTGATAGTAGAAAAAATGAATGATATTGCGTTGAAACTTCTCCCTCAATAA
- a CDS encoding molybdopterin-dependent oxidoreductase encodes MNQTTACPLDCYDACRIHIDENGKIKGDKTHPVTSGYLCPHLNHFAQQDRIQFPRLHGKTVTMEKALETLIDALQKSKPDQLLYYRGSGNIGLMQRVSEHFFASIKAVGTSGSLCDGAGEAGVLLGRGKNEILSPQMIRESEVVVFWGRNPHTTHSHLLPFLEGKKIIVIDPFKTAIAQKADLHIQIKPHCDLHLALLLSRFAVIEGLLDSEFLQNHASEYNDFYELTQTVRIKATLDAIDVTLGQIGAVLELMQGKKTAILVGVGVQKYQNGADVLRAIDGFGAIMGLFGKSGCGVSYVGDSLYGIELPFKSITHRVSKPTVDFSKYNCVFIQGANPLSQMPNSSGVKHLFALAGFSVYFGLYENETSQAADLVIPAKTFLEKDDIRSSYGDYTLQEMCKVTEGTIGLSEYELTRALCDAFGIALESESFYLESLHSQIDYQEGVGYRQKRPDIPYEDGFENGEFEFLDEIDLSVDSSEGFYLITSKYSKGLNSQFKRAEGVYFHPEAGFDEGELVHLSSHAGAVDMIVKYDACLRRDCLMIYSGTVDGNVLTPALLSYEGESAVYQEYKIKVTKKND; translated from the coding sequence ATGAATCAAACCACTGCGTGTCCGCTCGATTGTTATGATGCATGCCGTATTCATATCGATGAAAACGGAAAGATCAAGGGAGATAAAACACACCCTGTAACGAGTGGATATTTATGTCCTCATCTTAATCACTTCGCGCAGCAAGACCGTATCCAGTTTCCGAGATTGCATGGTAAAACGGTTACGATGGAGAAAGCGCTTGAAACGTTGATTGATGCACTTCAAAAATCCAAGCCCGATCAGCTGCTTTATTATCGCGGAAGCGGCAATATAGGTTTGATGCAACGTGTGTCCGAACATTTTTTTGCTTCTATCAAAGCGGTCGGTACTTCAGGATCGTTATGTGACGGGGCGGGTGAAGCAGGTGTTCTTCTCGGACGCGGAAAAAATGAGATCCTTTCTCCTCAAATGATCCGAGAGAGTGAAGTCGTTGTGTTTTGGGGGCGAAACCCACATACGACGCATTCGCATCTGTTGCCTTTTTTAGAGGGCAAAAAGATCATTGTCATCGATCCGTTTAAAACGGCGATTGCACAAAAAGCTGATTTGCATATTCAAATTAAGCCTCATTGTGACTTGCATTTGGCGTTGTTATTGAGCCGATTTGCAGTCATCGAAGGGTTGCTTGATAGCGAATTTTTACAAAATCATGCAAGTGAATACAATGATTTCTATGAGTTGACTCAAACGGTACGAATTAAAGCAACACTGGATGCCATTGATGTCACACTTGGTCAGATCGGTGCGGTATTGGAACTGATGCAGGGAAAAAAGACGGCTATTCTAGTCGGGGTAGGGGTACAAAAATATCAAAACGGTGCCGACGTACTTCGCGCAATCGATGGGTTCGGAGCGATAATGGGACTTTTCGGCAAATCCGGATGCGGGGTGAGTTATGTCGGTGATTCGCTCTATGGCATTGAACTGCCGTTTAAAAGTATAACCCATCGGGTGAGTAAGCCGACGGTTGATTTTTCAAAGTATAATTGCGTTTTCATTCAAGGTGCGAATCCACTTTCGCAAATGCCCAATTCGAGTGGGGTAAAACATTTGTTTGCTCTTGCAGGATTTAGCGTTTATTTCGGATTGTATGAGAACGAAACCTCTCAAGCAGCTGATTTGGTTATTCCGGCTAAAACGTTTTTAGAAAAAGATGACATTCGAAGCTCTTACGGTGATTATACGCTCCAAGAAATGTGTAAAGTTACTGAGGGTACAATCGGATTGAGTGAATATGAGTTGACACGTGCGTTGTGCGATGCATTCGGGATTGCTCTGGAAAGTGAATCATTTTATCTGGAATCTCTACACTCTCAGATCGATTATCAAGAGGGTGTCGGATATCGTCAGAAGAGACCTGATATTCCTTATGAAGATGGGTTTGAGAACGGTGAATTTGAATTTTTAGATGAGATTGATCTGAGTGTCGATAGCTCTGAAGGGTTTTATCTTATCACATCGAAATACTCCAAAGGGCTTAACTCGCAGTTTAAAAGAGCTGAGGGAGTTTATTTCCATCCGGAGGCGGGATTTGACGAGGGGGAGTTAGTTCATCTCTCATCGCACGCCGGAGCAGTTGATATGATAGTAAAATATGATGCGTGTTTAAGGCGTGACTGTTTGATGATTTATTCAGGGACCGTTGATGGGAATGTATTAACTCCGGCACTGCTCAGTTATGAAGGTGAGAGTGCCGTATATCAAGAATATAAAATAAAGGTGACTAAAAAAAATGACTAA
- a CDS encoding aspartate aminotransferase family protein, producing MTKNFEQYVLPTYGRQNVSFTSGKNAVLIDSEGKEYIDFAAGIAVCSVGHANERLTKAICDQVSKVIHVSNLYYIEPQAECARRIVELSGYDMKCFFGNSGAEANEGAIKIARKYGEVEGQPKRYKIITLDHSFHGRTITALKATGQESMHNYFGPFPDGFVYAKNIDEIESLIDDHTVAVMIELVQGEGGVQPQDRAKVQALAAMLKSRDILLMVDEVQTGIYRTGEFLASNLYGIEPDVITLAKGLGGGVPIGVVMTSKKDIFAPGDHGSTFGGNYLSTAAANEVLDILEELKVSGELDEHLLYFETALAAFAKVHPAIFLEHVGLGMMRGLRVVDADTLAKIINAARESGVIVLKAGRNTLRFLPPLTITKADIDEGFARLEKAIAAL from the coding sequence ATGACTAAAAATTTTGAACAATATGTATTACCGACGTACGGACGACAGAATGTCAGTTTCACGTCAGGGAAAAATGCCGTGTTAATTGACAGCGAAGGCAAAGAGTACATTGATTTTGCTGCCGGTATTGCAGTGTGCAGCGTGGGCCATGCGAATGAACGTCTGACGAAAGCGATATGCGATCAAGTGAGCAAGGTGATCCATGTCTCTAACCTCTATTACATAGAACCTCAAGCAGAGTGTGCACGCCGTATAGTAGAGCTCAGCGGTTACGACATGAAATGCTTTTTCGGTAACAGCGGTGCCGAAGCAAATGAAGGGGCGATTAAAATCGCTCGAAAGTACGGAGAGGTGGAAGGACAGCCGAAGCGCTATAAAATTATTACGCTGGATCATTCGTTTCACGGACGTACAATTACGGCTCTTAAAGCAACAGGACAAGAATCGATGCACAACTACTTCGGTCCGTTTCCGGATGGATTTGTGTATGCCAAAAACATCGACGAGATAGAATCTCTGATCGATGATCATACGGTTGCAGTGATGATCGAACTGGTACAAGGGGAAGGCGGAGTTCAGCCGCAGGATCGTGCTAAAGTACAAGCGTTGGCAGCGATGTTGAAATCACGCGATATTTTACTCATGGTGGATGAAGTTCAGACCGGTATTTATCGTACGGGTGAGTTTTTGGCATCAAACCTCTACGGTATCGAACCGGATGTGATCACGTTGGCCAAAGGTTTAGGAGGGGGTGTTCCGATCGGTGTCGTAATGACGTCTAAAAAAGATATTTTTGCGCCCGGTGATCACGGCTCTACGTTTGGCGGGAATTACCTCTCGACAGCTGCGGCAAATGAAGTACTCGATATTCTGGAAGAGCTGAAAGTGAGTGGCGAATTGGATGAGCATCTCCTTTATTTTGAAACTGCATTGGCAGCGTTTGCAAAGGTTCATCCAGCAATCTTTCTGGAACATGTCGGACTCGGTATGATGCGCGGATTACGCGTTGTAGACGCCGATACATTAGCCAAAATCATCAACGCAGCCCGTGAATCGGGAGTTATCGTCCTTAAAGCGGGACGTAATACTCTCCGTTTTCTACCGCCGCTTACGATCACGAAAGCCGATATCGATGAGGGGTTTGCGCGTCTTGAAAAAGCGATTGCAGCACTCTAA
- a CDS encoding SAM-dependent methyltransferase produces the protein MHFSEYMHEWLYGADGYYASYRPIGKKGDFYTAVSTSKFFGGTIAKHIIARIDEGFLRPDSLICEIGAHHGYLLADIIEFIHTLRPQLLQTLRFGIVERFEQLREAQQTYFDESFGNAVRLEHYSDLSELDERCVFFLANEIFDAFGCELVYKGKIGRVENHKVIFDVESPETIALAQKYKQDRGEISVGYESFAEAMAKTSQRFEFMSFDYGELDARSDFSIRVYQNHQVFPLFDEGLNLAEAFGMCDITYDVNFTHVKEAFEAQGIASIQYATQLVALVEMGILELLAMLKEHASEEIYMQELEKVKILITPSLMGERFKMIRFVKG, from the coding sequence GTGCACTTTAGCGAATACATGCATGAATGGCTCTACGGAGCGGATGGGTATTATGCCTCTTATCGTCCGATCGGTAAAAAAGGGGATTTCTATACTGCGGTGAGTACCTCGAAATTTTTCGGCGGGACGATTGCAAAACATATTATTGCCCGTATTGATGAGGGCTTTTTACGTCCTGATTCATTGATTTGCGAGATCGGTGCCCATCATGGATATCTTCTTGCCGATATTATTGAATTTATCCATACCTTGCGGCCCCAATTACTGCAAACCCTTCGTTTCGGCATTGTAGAGCGTTTTGAACAGTTGCGCGAAGCACAGCAAACTTATTTTGACGAATCATTCGGTAATGCTGTGAGATTGGAACACTATTCTGATCTATCCGAATTGGATGAGAGATGTGTCTTTTTTCTGGCAAATGAAATTTTCGATGCATTTGGATGCGAATTGGTTTACAAAGGTAAAATCGGTCGTGTTGAAAATCACAAGGTGATCTTTGACGTCGAATCCCCTGAAACCATCGCACTAGCACAGAAATACAAGCAAGATCGCGGGGAAATTTCCGTAGGATACGAATCCTTCGCCGAGGCGATGGCAAAGACGTCCCAACGGTTTGAATTTATGAGTTTTGATTACGGGGAACTCGATGCACGGAGTGATTTTTCGATTCGGGTGTATCAAAATCATCAAGTATTTCCTCTGTTTGATGAAGGGTTAAATCTCGCGGAGGCTTTCGGTATGTGTGACATCACGTATGATGTTAATTTTACCCATGTTAAAGAAGCATTTGAGGCACAGGGGATAGCCTCTATCCAATACGCTACACAACTTGTAGCACTGGTTGAGATGGGGATTCTGGAGCTTTTAGCAATGCTCAAAGAACATGCAAGCGAAGAGATTTATATGCAAGAACTCGAAAAAGTAAAAATTTTGATCACCCCTTCTTTAATGGGGGAACGATTTAAAATGATTCGATTTGTAAAGGGGTAA